One region of Acidovorax sp. T1 genomic DNA includes:
- a CDS encoding MaoC family dehydratase, which yields MPINYHHLKARDFGVVRQSYTERDTMLYALSLGLGNDPLDAAALPFVYEGLEGGLRALPTQAVVLGYPGFWAREPDTGIDWVKLLHGEQRVRWHQALPASGDVVGHNRITHLTDKGEGKGAIMITERRLESAAGELLATVQQATFLRGDGGYSQQGGGQPSDAPLPALQPTPEDRAPDFTDTQPTRPEAALLYRLMGDFNPLHADPAVATKAGFERPILHGLASYGLVARAVLRQCGGGDPARLKALDIRFAAPVYPGETLVTEIWRVPGQAGQFQLRARVAERDKVVLSHGFAELS from the coding sequence ATGCCCATCAACTACCACCACCTGAAGGCGCGCGACTTTGGCGTGGTCCGCCAGTCGTACACCGAGCGCGACACCATGCTCTATGCGCTCAGCCTCGGACTGGGCAACGACCCGCTGGACGCCGCCGCCCTGCCCTTCGTCTATGAGGGCCTGGAGGGCGGCCTGCGCGCCCTGCCCACGCAGGCCGTGGTGCTGGGCTACCCCGGCTTCTGGGCGCGCGAGCCCGACACCGGCATCGACTGGGTGAAACTGCTGCACGGCGAGCAGCGCGTGCGCTGGCACCAAGCGCTGCCTGCCAGCGGCGACGTCGTGGGCCACAACCGCATCACGCACCTGACCGACAAGGGGGAGGGCAAGGGCGCCATCATGATCACCGAGCGGCGCCTCGAATCCGCCGCCGGCGAACTGCTGGCCACTGTGCAGCAGGCGACCTTCTTGCGCGGCGACGGCGGCTACAGCCAGCAAGGTGGCGGCCAGCCCAGCGACGCGCCGCTGCCCGCGCTGCAGCCCACGCCCGAGGACCGCGCGCCCGACTTCACCGACACCCAGCCCACCCGCCCAGAAGCGGCGCTGCTGTACCGCCTGATGGGCGATTTCAACCCGCTGCACGCCGACCCGGCCGTGGCCACCAAGGCGGGCTTTGAGCGCCCCATCCTGCACGGCCTGGCCAGCTACGGCCTGGTGGCCCGCGCGGTGCTGCGCCAGTGTGGCGGGGGCGACCCCGCGCGCCTGAAGGCGCTGGACATTCGCTTCGCCGCACCGGTGTACCCGGGCGAGACCCTGGTGACCGAGATCTGGCGCGTGCCCGGTCAAGCAGGGCAATTCCAGTTGCGCGCCCGCGTGGCAGAGCGCGACAAGGTGGTGCTGAGCCACGGGTTTGCCGAATTGTCCTGA
- a CDS encoding SDR family NAD(P)-dependent oxidoreductase translates to MTQKMVQDKVVVVTGAGGGIGRDMALALAAAGAKVVVNDIGTSTTGEGTDAGPAQKVVDEIKAAGGQAVANTDSVAEATAAGRIIQCALDHFGRIDGVVNNAGILRDRFFHKMSLDEWDAVIKVHLYGSYFMARAAANHFKEQESGAFVHMTSTSGLIGNLGQANYSAAKLGLTALSKSIALDMQKFNVRSNCIAPFAWSRMIGSIPTDTPEQQARVAKIQQMTPNKIAPLAVYLLSDQAKDVNAQVFAVRNNEIFLMSQPRPLRSVHRSEGWTPEFIAEHGMPALKASFVPMDRSADVFSWDPV, encoded by the coding sequence ATGACGCAAAAGATGGTGCAGGACAAGGTAGTGGTGGTCACGGGGGCTGGCGGCGGCATCGGGCGCGACATGGCGCTGGCCCTGGCGGCGGCGGGCGCCAAGGTGGTGGTGAATGACATCGGCACCTCCACCACGGGCGAGGGCACCGACGCCGGCCCCGCGCAAAAAGTGGTGGACGAGATCAAGGCCGCCGGCGGCCAGGCCGTGGCCAACACCGACAGCGTGGCCGAGGCCACCGCAGCGGGCCGCATCATCCAGTGCGCGCTGGACCACTTCGGCCGCATCGACGGCGTGGTCAACAACGCGGGCATCCTGCGCGACCGGTTCTTTCACAAGATGAGCCTGGACGAGTGGGACGCCGTCATCAAAGTGCACCTGTATGGCAGCTATTTCATGGCGCGCGCCGCCGCCAACCATTTCAAGGAACAGGAAAGCGGTGCCTTCGTGCACATGACTTCCACCTCGGGCCTGATCGGCAACCTGGGCCAAGCCAATTACAGCGCCGCCAAGCTGGGCCTGACGGCCCTGTCCAAGAGCATTGCGCTGGACATGCAAAAGTTCAACGTGCGCTCCAACTGCATCGCGCCGTTTGCCTGGAGCCGCATGATCGGCTCCATCCCCACCGACACGCCCGAGCAGCAGGCGCGCGTGGCCAAGATCCAGCAGATGACGCCCAACAAGATCGCGCCGCTGGCCGTGTACCTGCTGTCCGACCAGGCCAAGGACGTGAACGCCCAGGTGTTTGCCGTGCGCAACAACGAAATCTTTTTGATGAGCCAGCCACGCCCTCTGCGCTCGGTGCACCGCAGCGAGGGCTGGACGCCCGAGTTCATCGCCGAGCACGGCATGCCCGCGCTCAAGGCCTCGTTCGTTCCCATGGACCGCTCGGCCGACGTGTTCAGCTGGGATCCAGTCTGA
- a CDS encoding FAS1-like dehydratase domain-containing protein, whose protein sequence is MAAMTDITIDTAALAHLQTWQGQSETLSDTLTAAPVDALSATLDRDDPAPAAGTALPPLWHWLYFLPHARQSEIGPDGHPKRGGFLPPVPLPRRMWAGGRLRWEMQGDGANPLRVGQQVQRTSTIQSVKHKAGRTGELLFVLVEHQYRNAQGLALTEEHDIVYRSAAQPGDPAPAPQKPPLDGQAAWSRTIVPDDVLLFRYSALTFNGHRIHYDRKYVTEVEGYPGLIVHGPLIATLLLDLLRRSLPGAQVLTFDFRAVRPTFDLHPFSVHGKPSADGKTVELWAQDHEGFLTMQGTATLA, encoded by the coding sequence ATGGCGGCCATGACAGACATCACCATCGACACCGCCGCCCTGGCCCACCTGCAAACCTGGCAGGGCCAAAGCGAAACCCTGAGCGACACCCTCACGGCAGCGCCCGTGGACGCCCTGTCGGCCACGCTGGACAGGGACGACCCGGCGCCCGCTGCCGGCACCGCACTGCCGCCGCTGTGGCACTGGCTGTATTTTTTGCCGCATGCCCGGCAAAGCGAGATCGGCCCCGACGGCCACCCCAAGCGCGGGGGCTTTTTGCCGCCCGTGCCGCTGCCGCGCCGCATGTGGGCGGGCGGGCGCCTGCGCTGGGAAATGCAGGGTGATGGCGCCAACCCGCTGCGCGTGGGCCAGCAGGTGCAGCGCACATCCACCATCCAGTCGGTCAAGCACAAGGCCGGGCGCACCGGCGAGCTGCTCTTTGTGCTGGTGGAGCACCAGTACCGCAATGCCCAGGGCCTGGCGCTGACCGAAGAGCACGACATTGTTTACCGCAGTGCCGCCCAGCCCGGCGACCCCGCACCCGCGCCGCAAAAGCCGCCACTGGACGGCCAGGCCGCCTGGTCGCGCACCATCGTGCCCGACGACGTGCTGCTGTTTCGCTACTCGGCGCTCACCTTCAACGGCCACCGCATTCACTATGACCGCAAGTACGTCACCGAGGTCGAGGGCTACCCCGGCCTGATCGTGCACGGCCCGCTGATCGCCACGCTGCTGCTGGACCTGCTGCGCCGCAGCCTGCCGGGCGCGCAGGTGCTCACGTTCGACTTCCGCGCAGTGCGCCCCACGTTCGACCTGCACCCGTTCAGCGTGCACGGCAAACCATCGGCCGACGGCAAGACCGTGGAGCTGTGGGCCCAGGACCACGAGGGGTTCCTCACCATGCAGGGCACGGCCACCTTGGCCTGA
- a CDS encoding acyl-CoA dehydrogenase family protein, whose amino-acid sequence MIHQPDQYQEIRDAVRALCAQFPDEYFRKIDEARAYPEEFVDALTKAGWMAALIPQEYGGSGLTMAEASVIMEEINRSGGNSGACHGQMYVMNAIVRSGSQAQKEKYLPQIASGALRIQSMGVTEPTTGSDTTKLKTTAVKKDGRWVINGQKVWISRIQHSDLMILLARTTPADQVKKKSDGLSCFLIDLHQAIGNGLTVRPILNMVNHETNELFFDNLEIPEDALLGEEGKGFKTLLDGLNAERTLIAAECIGDGYWFIDRAAKYANERVVFNRPIGQNQGVQFPIADAFIELEAANLMRWKACEKIDAHQNAGAEANMAKYLAAKASWEAANVCLQTHGGFGFACEYDIERKFRETRLYQVAPISTNMIYSYVAEHILGLPRSF is encoded by the coding sequence ATGATTCACCAGCCCGACCAATACCAGGAAATCCGCGACGCCGTGCGCGCCCTCTGTGCCCAGTTCCCCGACGAATATTTCCGCAAAATCGATGAGGCCCGCGCCTACCCCGAGGAATTTGTCGATGCCCTGACCAAGGCCGGCTGGATGGCCGCGCTGATCCCGCAGGAATACGGCGGCTCGGGCCTGACCATGGCCGAGGCCTCGGTGATCATGGAAGAAATCAACCGCAGCGGCGGCAACTCCGGCGCCTGCCATGGCCAGATGTACGTGATGAACGCCATCGTGCGCAGCGGCTCGCAGGCGCAAAAAGAAAAGTACCTGCCCCAGATCGCTTCGGGCGCGTTGCGCATCCAGTCCATGGGCGTGACCGAGCCCACCACCGGCAGCGACACCACCAAGCTCAAGACCACGGCGGTGAAGAAGGATGGCCGCTGGGTCATCAACGGGCAAAAGGTCTGGATCTCGCGCATCCAGCACAGCGATTTGATGATTTTGCTGGCGCGCACCACGCCCGCCGACCAGGTGAAGAAGAAGTCCGATGGCCTGTCGTGCTTCCTGATCGACCTGCACCAGGCGATTGGCAACGGCCTGACGGTGCGGCCCATCCTGAACATGGTCAACCACGAGACCAACGAGCTGTTCTTCGACAACCTCGAAATCCCCGAGGACGCGCTGCTGGGCGAAGAAGGCAAGGGCTTCAAGACCCTGCTGGACGGCCTGAACGCCGAGCGCACCCTGATTGCCGCCGAGTGCATTGGCGATGGCTACTGGTTCATTGACCGCGCCGCCAAGTACGCGAACGAGCGCGTGGTGTTCAACCGCCCCATTGGCCAGAACCAGGGCGTGCAGTTCCCGATTGCCGATGCCTTCATCGAGCTGGAAGCCGCCAACCTGATGCGCTGGAAGGCCTGCGAGAAGATCGACGCCCACCAGAACGCGGGCGCCGAGGCCAACATGGCCAAGTACCTGGCCGCAAAGGCCAGCTGGGAGGCTGCCAACGTCTGCCTGCAGACCCACGGCGGCTTCGGCTTTGCCTGCGAGTACGACATCGAGCGCAAATTCCGCGAAACCCGCCTGTACCAGGTGGCGCCGATCTCGACCAACATGATCTACAGCTACGTGGCCGAGCACATCCTCGGTCTGCCGCGCTCTTTCTGA
- a CDS encoding CaiB/BaiF CoA transferase family protein — MTKQTLRPLDGITVVSLEHAVAAPFCTRQLADLGARVIKVERPGSGDFARGYDQRVKGQSSHFTWLNRNKESLALDVKQPQAKAALLQLLKTADVLVQNLAPGAAARMGLSYEALKAHNPKLIVCDISGYGADGPYRDKKAYDLLIQSEAGFLSVTGTPETPSKSGISVADIAAGMYAYTNILSALLLRGKTGDGSHIDVSMLEAMGEWMGYPMYYAHDGAPPPPRTGASHASIYPYGPFAAGDGKTVMLGLQNEREWKAFCDTVLQRPEVATDARFCSNGQRNAHRDALQALILQEFSTLSAAQVVERLEAAGIANARVNDMADLWAHPQLAARQRWRTVGTPAGAVPALLPPGVNSAFDYRMDAVPAVGQHNAAILAALGWSAEQIDALQAPQSV, encoded by the coding sequence ATGACAAAGCAAACTCTCAGGCCCCTCGACGGCATCACCGTCGTCTCGTTGGAACATGCGGTGGCCGCGCCTTTTTGCACGCGACAGCTGGCAGACCTGGGCGCGCGCGTCATCAAGGTCGAGCGGCCCGGCAGCGGCGACTTCGCGCGCGGCTATGACCAGCGGGTGAAGGGTCAGTCGTCCCACTTCACCTGGCTCAACCGCAACAAGGAAAGCCTGGCGCTCGATGTGAAGCAGCCGCAGGCCAAGGCCGCGCTGCTGCAGCTCTTGAAGACCGCCGATGTGCTGGTGCAAAACCTGGCGCCCGGCGCGGCCGCGCGCATGGGGCTGTCGTATGAAGCCCTGAAGGCGCACAACCCGAAGCTGATCGTGTGCGACATCAGCGGCTATGGCGCCGACGGGCCGTATCGCGACAAGAAGGCCTACGACCTGCTGATCCAGAGCGAGGCGGGGTTCCTGTCTGTGACGGGCACGCCCGAGACACCCTCCAAATCCGGCATCTCGGTGGCCGACATCGCTGCAGGCATGTATGCCTACACCAACATCCTGTCGGCCCTGCTGCTGCGCGGCAAGACGGGCGATGGCAGCCATATCGACGTGTCCATGCTCGAAGCCATGGGCGAGTGGATGGGCTACCCGATGTACTACGCCCACGATGGCGCCCCGCCGCCGCCGCGCACCGGCGCGTCGCACGCCAGCATCTATCCCTACGGACCGTTTGCAGCCGGCGACGGCAAGACGGTGATGCTGGGCCTGCAGAACGAGCGCGAATGGAAGGCCTTTTGCGACACCGTGCTGCAGCGCCCTGAGGTGGCCACGGACGCGCGCTTCTGTTCCAACGGCCAGCGCAACGCCCACCGCGACGCGTTGCAGGCGCTGATCTTGCAAGAGTTCTCCACGCTCAGCGCCGCCCAGGTCGTCGAGCGCCTGGAGGCCGCTGGCATTGCCAACGCCCGCGTCAACGACATGGCTGACCTGTGGGCACACCCGCAGCTGGCCGCGCGCCAGCGCTGGCGCACCGTGGGCACGCCTGCGGGCGCGGTGCCCGCGCTGTTGCCGCCGGGCGTGAACAGCGCGTTCGATTACCGCATGGACGCCGTGCCCGCCGTGGGCCAGCACAACGCCGCCATCCTGGCCGCGCTGGGCTGGAGCGCCGAGCAGATCGACGCACTGCAGGCCCCGCAATCTGTTTGA
- a CDS encoding MmgE/PrpD family protein → MKQETQAAIHPLAQFAATLLWSDVPAPVQRRAEDLWVDWFGSVLAGCRARPVASITRFALSQGPASGPSEVIGHGVTSSPMMAALTNAAASHVAEQDDVHNGSVFHPAAVVFPPALAVAQAIGASGAQLMAACVAGYEVGIRVGEFLGRSHYKVFHTTATAGTLAAAAAVGRLLELTPAQMQHAFGSAGTQSAGLWEFLRTAADSKQLHTAHAAAAGLMAAYLAKDGFTGAQDIFTGPQGLAAGMSQDSNPARLTDGLGTRWATAETSFKWHASCRHTHPAADALQQVMREHGLAPADIAQVTCHVHQGAIDVLGPVVSPSTVHQSKFSMGTVLALAARFGHAGLTEFDAQFLAPDTVALREKVRMELDAEVDAAYPQRWIGKVTVQTTDGRTLHGRVDEPKGDPGNTLSREEITAKALRLAAYGGAVPAAQADAAVQRLWQVQDWPRTQHLLGL, encoded by the coding sequence ATGAAGCAAGAAACCCAAGCCGCCATCCACCCCCTGGCGCAGTTTGCCGCCACGCTGCTGTGGAGCGACGTGCCCGCGCCCGTACAGCGCCGCGCCGAAGACCTGTGGGTGGACTGGTTCGGCTCGGTGCTGGCCGGCTGCCGCGCGCGGCCCGTGGCCAGCATCACGCGCTTTGCGTTGTCGCAGGGCCCGGCCTCGGGCCCCAGCGAAGTCATCGGCCACGGCGTTACCAGCAGCCCCATGATGGCGGCGCTGACCAACGCTGCGGCCAGCCATGTGGCCGAGCAGGACGACGTGCACAACGGCTCGGTGTTCCACCCGGCGGCTGTGGTCTTCCCGCCCGCGCTGGCCGTGGCGCAGGCCATCGGCGCGAGCGGCGCGCAGCTCATGGCGGCCTGCGTGGCCGGCTACGAGGTGGGCATCCGCGTGGGCGAATTTTTGGGTCGCAGCCACTACAAGGTGTTCCACACCACGGCCACGGCCGGCACGCTGGCCGCCGCCGCCGCCGTGGGCCGCCTGCTGGAGCTGACGCCCGCGCAGATGCAGCACGCCTTTGGCTCGGCCGGCACGCAATCGGCCGGGCTGTGGGAGTTTTTGCGCACCGCAGCCGACAGCAAGCAGCTGCACACCGCGCACGCCGCCGCCGCAGGGCTGATGGCCGCGTATCTTGCCAAGGACGGTTTCACCGGCGCGCAAGACATCTTCACCGGCCCGCAGGGCCTGGCCGCCGGCATGTCGCAGGATTCCAACCCGGCCAGGCTGACCGACGGCCTCGGCACCCGCTGGGCCACGGCCGAGACATCGTTCAAATGGCATGCCTCGTGCCGCCACACGCACCCGGCCGCCGACGCGCTGCAACAGGTGATGCGCGAGCACGGCCTGGCGCCCGCCGACATCGCGCAGGTCACCTGCCATGTGCACCAAGGCGCCATCGACGTGCTGGGGCCGGTGGTCTCGCCCAGCACGGTGCACCAGTCCAAGTTTTCCATGGGCACGGTGTTGGCACTGGCCGCGCGCTTTGGCCATGCGGGTTTGACCGAATTCGACGCGCAGTTCCTGGCCCCCGACACGGTGGCCTTGCGCGAGAAGGTGCGCATGGAGCTGGACGCCGAGGTCGACGCCGCCTACCCGCAGCGCTGGATCGGCAAGGTCACCGTGCAGACGACCGACGGCCGCACGCTGCACGGCCGGGTGGACGAGCCCAAGGGCGACCCCGGCAACACACTGTCGCGCGAGGAAATCACCGCCAAGGCGCTGCGCCTGGCGGCTTATGGCGGCGCGGTGCCTGCCGCGCAGGCCGACGCCGCCGTGCAGCGCCTGTGGCAGGTGCAGGATTGGCCGCGCACGCAGCACCTGCTGGGCCTGTAA
- a CDS encoding tripartite tricarboxylate transporter substrate binding protein BugD, with amino-acid sequence MTARFIPISRRTVAGSIAAACATLALCGNALANTWPEKTVTLVVPYSAGGPTDVVARLLAVPMGQSLGQTVVVENTVGAGGTLAPARIARSKPDGYTILIHHMGMATAPALYKKLPYDPLKDFEYVGQVLDVPMTLLSRKDFPANNFQELQDYVKKNQDKVSLANAGIGAVSQLCGMLFMHQLGVKLTTIPYKGAGPAMNDLMGGQVDLLCDQTTQTAPVIQDGKRAKVFGVTTPQRLSSMPNIPTLDEQGLKGFDVKVWHGMYAPKGTPKDVMAKLNKALNVAIKDENVKKRIAELSSDLVSPDKATPEGLRKHLEAEVARWDKVIKAAGVSAE; translated from the coding sequence ATGACAGCACGCTTCATCCCGATTTCCCGCCGCACCGTTGCCGGCTCCATCGCTGCCGCCTGCGCCACGCTGGCACTGTGCGGCAACGCCCTGGCCAACACCTGGCCCGAAAAGACCGTCACCCTGGTCGTACCCTACAGCGCTGGCGGCCCTACCGACGTGGTGGCGCGCCTGCTGGCGGTGCCCATGGGCCAGTCGCTGGGCCAGACGGTGGTGGTGGAAAACACGGTGGGCGCGGGCGGCACGCTGGCGCCCGCGCGCATCGCCCGCTCCAAACCCGACGGCTACACCATCCTGATCCATCACATGGGCATGGCCACGGCCCCGGCGCTCTACAAGAAGCTGCCTTATGACCCGCTCAAGGACTTCGAGTACGTCGGCCAGGTGCTGGACGTGCCCATGACCCTGCTGTCGCGCAAGGACTTTCCGGCGAACAACTTCCAGGAGCTGCAGGACTACGTGAAGAAGAACCAGGACAAGGTGTCGCTGGCCAACGCCGGCATTGGCGCCGTGTCGCAGCTGTGCGGCATGCTGTTCATGCACCAGCTGGGCGTGAAGCTGACCACCATCCCCTACAAAGGTGCTGGCCCAGCCATGAACGACCTGATGGGCGGGCAGGTGGACCTGCTGTGCGACCAGACCACGCAGACCGCGCCCGTGATCCAGGACGGCAAGCGCGCCAAGGTGTTTGGCGTGACCACGCCGCAGCGCCTGTCGTCCATGCCCAATATCCCCACGCTGGATGAGCAGGGCCTCAAAGGCTTCGACGTGAAGGTGTGGCACGGCATGTACGCTCCCAAGGGCACGCCCAAAGACGTGATGGCCAAGCTCAACAAGGCGTTGAACGTGGCGATCAAGGACGAGAACGTGAAAAAGCGCATTGCTGAGTTGAGCTCCGATCTCGTCTCGCCCGACAAGGCCACCCCTGAGGGGCTGCGCAAGCACCTGGAGGCCGAGGTGGCGCGCTGGGACAAGGTCATCAAGGCTGCGGGCGTATCGGCCGAATAA
- a CDS encoding HpcH/HpaI aldolase/citrate lyase family protein, whose amino-acid sequence MSDLVQQACSFLFVPATQPERLPKALASGADLVIADWEDAVAPADKERARTALAEAVAALEGAARARLLVRINSEGSPWFAADLQALAQLTGQGLAGAVVPKAEHAQTLQAVGQAAGPQAALVPLVESVAGLAAADALAAAPQVVRLAFGHLDFQVDAGMACGESEEELLPVRMALVLASRRAGRAAPIDGVTVDTRNPERMAHDAERARRMGFGGKLCIHPAQVPVLHAAFDPDEAAVAHALRVQQALQQAGGGVCVLDGRMVDAPVLAQAQQTLLRHARAQQRLASR is encoded by the coding sequence ATGTCCGATCTGGTGCAGCAGGCCTGCTCTTTTCTTTTCGTGCCGGCCACCCAGCCCGAGCGCTTGCCCAAGGCCCTGGCCAGCGGCGCCGACCTGGTGATCGCCGACTGGGAGGACGCCGTGGCTCCCGCCGACAAGGAGCGTGCCCGCACCGCCCTGGCCGAGGCCGTGGCCGCGCTGGAAGGCGCGGCGCGTGCGCGCCTGCTGGTGCGCATCAACAGCGAGGGTTCGCCCTGGTTCGCCGCTGACCTGCAGGCCCTGGCACAGCTCACGGGGCAGGGCCTGGCTGGCGCCGTGGTGCCCAAGGCAGAGCACGCGCAAACGCTGCAGGCCGTGGGCCAGGCCGCCGGGCCGCAGGCCGCGCTGGTGCCGCTGGTCGAGAGCGTGGCTGGCCTGGCCGCCGCCGATGCCCTGGCGGCAGCGCCGCAGGTGGTGCGCCTGGCCTTCGGGCACCTGGACTTCCAGGTCGATGCCGGCATGGCCTGTGGTGAAAGCGAGGAAGAACTGCTGCCCGTGCGCATGGCCCTGGTGCTGGCTTCGCGCCGCGCGGGCCGTGCCGCTCCCATCGACGGCGTCACCGTGGACACGCGCAACCCCGAGCGCATGGCCCACGATGCCGAGCGCGCGCGGCGCATGGGCTTTGGCGGCAAGCTGTGCATCCACCCGGCGCAGGTGCCGGTGCTGCATGCCGCCTTTGACCCCGACGAGGCTGCGGTAGCCCACGCGCTGCGTGTTCAGCAGGCGCTGCAGCAGGCCGGTGGCGGCGTCTGCGTGCTGGATGGCCGCATGGTGGATGCACCGGTGCTGGCGCAGGCGCAGCAAACCTTGCTGCGCCACGCGCGGGCGCAGCAGCGCCTTGCGTCCCGCTGA
- a CDS encoding CaiB/BaiF CoA transferase family protein produces the protein MKVLDSVRVLEIGGLGPGPFCAMHLADLGADVISVVREAKSQATTGPLLNRGKRSVFADLKTEKGRQLVLALVAEADALIEGMRPGVMERLGLGPEDCLALNPRLVYGRMTGWGQSGPLAPRAGHDTNYAAVSGALWGCSPFDARPVSPFAVLGDIGGGAMYLMTGLLSGIVQARATGRGTVVDAAIVDGSAHMLNLMLSARQSGLVADVRGQSIHDSAPFYDTYVCADGQHITVGAIEPQFHALLLEVLGLADDPDFTGPQWDKAAWPKRRSRLAALFLAQPRAHWQALLEPTDACFGAVLSPVEAAAHPHMQARGVYAEHQGVLQAAPAPRFDGAAYEPGEACVPGTHTQAVMESLGQAGAQAVWRQRPAL, from the coding sequence GTGAAGGTTCTGGACAGCGTACGTGTGCTGGAGATTGGTGGCCTGGGCCCGGGGCCGTTTTGTGCCATGCACCTGGCCGACCTGGGGGCCGATGTGATTTCCGTGGTGCGCGAGGCCAAGAGCCAGGCGACCACGGGCCCGCTGCTCAACCGGGGCAAGCGCTCGGTATTCGCCGACCTCAAGACCGAGAAAGGCCGCCAGCTGGTGCTGGCGCTGGTGGCCGAGGCCGATGCGCTCATCGAAGGCATGCGCCCCGGCGTGATGGAGCGCCTGGGCCTGGGCCCCGAGGATTGCTTGGCGCTCAACCCCCGCCTGGTGTACGGACGCATGACCGGCTGGGGCCAGAGCGGGCCGTTGGCGCCGCGTGCCGGGCACGACACCAACTATGCCGCCGTCAGTGGCGCGCTGTGGGGCTGCAGCCCCTTTGACGCGCGGCCCGTGTCGCCCTTTGCCGTGCTGGGCGATATCGGCGGTGGGGCCATGTACCTGATGACGGGGCTGCTGTCGGGCATCGTGCAGGCGCGCGCCACGGGCCGCGGCACGGTGGTGGACGCAGCCATCGTGGACGGCTCGGCCCACATGCTGAATCTGATGCTCAGCGCGCGCCAAAGCGGCCTGGTGGCCGATGTGCGCGGCCAGAGCATCCACGACAGCGCGCCGTTCTACGACACCTATGTCTGCGCCGATGGCCAGCACATCACCGTGGGCGCCATCGAGCCGCAGTTCCATGCCTTGCTGCTGGAGGTTCTGGGGCTGGCCGACGACCCGGATTTCACCGGCCCCCAGTGGGACAAGGCGGCCTGGCCCAAGCGCCGCTCGCGCCTCGCGGCCCTGTTTCTGGCCCAGCCGCGCGCGCACTGGCAGGCGCTGCTGGAGCCCACCGATGCCTGCTTTGGCGCCGTGCTCAGCCCAGTAGAGGCGGCAGCGCACCCGCATATGCAGGCGCGCGGCGTGTACGCCGAGCACCAGGGCGTGCTGCAGGCCGCACCGGCGCCGCGCTTTGACGGCGCGGCCTACGAGCCGGGCGAGGCCTGCGTGCCGGGTACGCACACGCAGGCAGTCATGGAAAGCCTGGGCCAGGCGGGAGCGCAGGCCGTGTGGCGCCAGCGTCCAGCGCTCTAG